A single Camarhynchus parvulus chromosome 5, STF_HiC, whole genome shotgun sequence DNA region contains:
- the POLE2 gene encoding DNA polymerase epsilon subunit 2 has product MGTPPLPWKPVPGGARSCPQDWRCPSAQGTIPAPSRVRQRRCLQLGRPGLCPAPPAAGLARPEGAARPRLAPSPPWSRERLRRRLSSAFRLRGLVLRPDALKYLTEAFQSTSEGELDDIIENVIDAVEKQPLSSNMIEQPLVEAAVQECSRAPDEAIENVFNIIGAFDIPRFIYNSERKKFLPLSMTDLPRPSLFGTARDKAELFRERYSILQQRTHRHELFTPSPVDAHPDDSKNKFQLKTVETLLGSPAKVGEVIVLGMITQLKEGKFFLEDPTGVVQLDLSKAQFHSGLYTESSFVLAEGWYEDEVFHVNAFGFPPTEPSATTRAFYGNINFFGGPSSTSVKASAKLKQLEEENEDAMFVFVSDVWLDQAEVLEKLHMMFSGYSSAPPTCFFFCGNFSSAPYGKNQIQSLKGSLKALADIICEYPSIHKSSRFVFVPGPEDPGPGSILPRPPLAENITQEFRQLVPFSVFTTNPCRVQYCTQEIIIFREDLVNKMCRNCVRFPSSTMDIPNHFVKTVLSQGHLSPLPLYVSPVFWAYDYSLRVYPLPDLLVTADKHDPFSVTSSDCLCINPGSFPRSGFCFKVFYPSNKTVEDSKLQGL; this is encoded by the exons GAGGAGCCCGGAGCTGCCCTCAGGACTGGCGGTGCCCATCAGCTCaagggacaatccctgccccGAGCCGGGTCCGGCAGCGGCGCTGTCTCCAGCTGGGCAGaccggggctgtgcccggctcCTCCCGCGGCGGGGCTGGCCCGGCCTGAGGGGGCGGCCCGGCCGCGTTTGGCGCCATCGCCGCCATGGAGCCGAGAGCGGCTGCGCCGCCGTCTCAGCTCCGCGTTCCGGCTGCGGGGGCTCGTCCTGCGCCC GGATGCCCTGAAGTATCTCACTGAAGCTTTCCAGTCCACCAGTGAGGGAGAACTTGACGATATAATTGAAAATGTCATCGATGCAGTTGAAAAACAGCCTT tgtcATCCAACATGATTGAGCAGCCCCTGGTGGAAGCAGCAGTCCAGGAATGCAGCCGGGCCCCGGATGAGGCCAT agaaaatgttttcaacaTTATTGGAGCCTTTGACATTCCACGTTTTATTTAtaattcagaaagaaagaagtttcTGCC CCTGTCCATGACTGACCTGCCCAGGCCGAGTTTGTTTGGGACTGCCCGGGACAAGGCGGAGCTGTTCCGGGAGCGCTactccatcctgcagcag AGGACTCACAGACATGAGCTGTTCACTCCTTCACCAGTTGATGCTCATCCTGATGATAGCAAGAACAAATTCCAG TTAAAGACAGTGGAGACTCTCTTGGGCAGTCCAGCTAAGGTGGGAGAAGTGATTGTGCTTGGGATGATCACTCAGCTCAAGGAG GGGAAATTTTTCCTGGAAGACCCCACAGGAGTGGTCCAGCTAGACCTTAGTAAAGCA CAGTTCCACAGTGGGTTATACACTGAATCCTCCTTTGTTCTGGCAGAAG GTTGGTATGAAGATGAAGTTTTTCATGTGAACGCTTTTGGATTTCCGCCCACTGAGCCTTCTGCTACCACGAG AGCCTTCTATGGGAACATCAACTTCTTTGGAGGGCCTTCCTCAACATCAGTGAAGGCTTCTGCAAAGCTGaagcagctggaggaagagaATGAGGATGCcatgtttgtgtttgtgtctgATGTGTGGCTGGACCAAGCAGAAGTGCTGGAAAAGCTTCACATGATGTTTTCAG GTTATTCCTCTGCACCTCCcacctgctttttcttctgtggaaaTTTTTCATCTGCACCATATGGCAAAAATCAAATCCAGTCCCTGAAAG GTTCTTTGAAGGCTCTGGCAGATATTATTTGTGAATATCCCAGCATCCACAAAAG tagtCGATTTGTGTTTGTCCCTGGTCCTGAAGATCCTGGGCCTGGCTCTATTTTACCAAG acCTCCCCTGGCTGAAAATATCACTCAGGAATTCAGACAGCTGGTGCCTTTTTCAGTTTTCACCACAAATCCCTGCAG GGTTCAGTACTGCACCCaagaaatcattatttttcGGGAAGATTTGGTCAACAAAATGTGCAGGAACTGTGTTCGCTTCCCAAGCAGCACCATGGACATTCCCAACCAT TTTGTGAAGACCGTTCTGTCGCAGGGCCACCTGAGCCCGCTGCCGCTGTACGTCAGCCCCGTGTTCTGGGCCTACGATTACTCGCTGCGGGTTTACCCCCTGCCAGACCTGCTGGTCACTGCTGACAAGCACGACCCCTTCAGTGTCACCAGCAGCGACTGCCTGTGCATCAACCCC GGTTCGTTTCCCAGGAGTGGATTTTGCTTCAAGGTGTTCTACCCCTCCAACAAGACAGTTGAAGACAG CAAGCTTCAAGGACTCTGA